The region ctacatTTAGAAACAATAAGCTAACCTCAGAAACACTTTCCCAAAATACTGTTTAGTCTCATTCCAAGAAGAGAATGGACTACAAGGATGTCCTGTTTTCCAAACAGAATCTGGACCAGACAAAACAAAAGTGGGGCAAAAAAAAGCCTCTGGACTGCTTCCAGTGTTGCAGGACCCAGGAATTATTACCTAATCAACTAATCTTTTAATTGGAGAGTATATGCTAAGTGTACTAATCAACTAACCttataaaaattgtaaaaattacTATACCATGTGTGATTTTTGCCATTTTGTGTACATGAAAGCTTTCAAGTAAAGGTTTGCTTTTGCATCCACTCTAACGTTGTTGGGAAGATCTGTCCTATTTTCCACGCAACAGGGGTGCTCACCTCTCTCCAGGGAGCTGAATTCCTTGTGCACCTAGGCCTGGGAAAATCCCAGCACTTTGactctttctccttcctgctttcctttgtaCACCACTTGGCACCTCAGAGTTTGGAATTaatggttgggttttttttttaattctaatcTGTGGTTTCAGCTGAGATAAAGCCATTCCTCCACAGCCTCCCCCTGGTTTTTGTTCTGGGACCTCTCCCCAGATAACATCCAGAGAAACACACCCTCCTCCAGAGCCTTCCAGCACGGGGAGACATTATCCATGCGTCCTCCTGATGGGCTCTGAAGCGGAACCCAGCATTCCTGCTTCCTCCAAGCCCCTCTAGAGTGCTTTAAGCACCTCCTGTCCACCACTGGAACCCTGGGTGATTATCTCCCCTTCCTGCAAGCCACTAACCTGGCACTTCTCACTGGCTGCCATCAGCCTCGCCAGCATCGCCTTCCTCATCCTCTGTCTGGATTTCCAGCAACACATTTTTCCCCAACACAGCATCACCTCTCCCCATGCTTTTCCAACGTGTATGACCACAAAGAAAACCCACTGTGGACAGCcaaggagcccccagggcaggaagggagtgaggctgatgctggagggcacagagccagcctggggacacggagcaggctgggcagccaAGCGACACGGAGCAgccaggctcagagcagccGTGTTCCGCAAGGTGGGCACAGGTATTTTGATATGGATGGAGGTTTGCTGGGGATTACATTGCTCCGAGCCACCTGCACTGCTCACACAGGATATTCAGCTGCTTCTACAGAGCCCTGACATCCGTTTCTGCCTGTGAAATACACCAGGAATGAGgaaagctggagcagcacagggaggcagACACatacctgggctgctggagggatCCCTCCTCCaaggctccaggcaggagagcaggcagacagccctgcccagccctggccctctgGCATCTCCTACAGCACCGCCACGGCGCCAGGCACTGGCACTCAGCTCTCTCCAGGGCACCGATGGCCAAAcattcctccttccccagccactTTCCTTCCCAAGGGTTTTCCAACCCGTGTAATTACACAGCTAAAATCAAAGGCGTTTCACGTACTTCCGAGTCACCCGAGtccagggctgggctcaccAGCCCCACACCCACATGTTCCTTGCTAACACCTGGGAGGTTTCCCTTTCTGGCTCTCATGCCAGGACATCCAGGGCTGTGGACAGGTGCAGGATACTTGGATTTGTTGTAGAGGGACGTGTTGTGGCAGCATCCCATCTGGCAGTGGCCTAGGTCTGCTCCAGAGAGGCTTTAAGGAGCTGGAAAGCCAGGCAGGTGCAGCTTCACCTCACCAGGCTCCATCCACCACACAGAGCCAAGGGTAACCCATCTCACACGGGACAAGCTCATGGAGCTGCTGGTCTCTGCTCACACACCCACACTTCCCAACACCCCCAGCTATGCTGCGCTCAGCGATGCTCGTCCCcaccaaaaacccaacaccaaCATCAGCAGACAACCACTCTGGGGGACACCCGCGGGTTTGCCGAGCGCTCGAAGCTCCAGGCCATTCCTCCATGGGCGGGAATGTCACCTTAGGAAGGGCCGAGCCCCCAGCGACCGGCGCTGGGCTCTCGGAGCGCCCGGCCCCACCTGACCTGCGGCAATGTCCTTCTCCTTGGCTGTGTTTGCTCTCCCGACAGCCTGGCTCCACACCGCTCCTGCACCTTCCCGGGGTCGGGCATCGCCCCGCGGGCTCGCGATCCGCGCCACTCCTGCCACCCGCGGGCACGGCAGCGGCCTGGCTTCGGCGGGGGCATGCCCTGCTGCTGATCCTCCCCCAAAGCGCCAGCTGATGGGTCCCCAAACCACAGCCACTCTTCCCCCACTCTCAGCACGGCCAGCCCGGTGCCGACGAGACGCCCCAAGCCCACATGTCCCCagggggtgtccccagggggtGTCCCCAAGGGGTGACCCCAAGGCCGCCCCCCAAACGCCGCCGCTCCAACTCCCTCAGGCGCGGCCCCGCTCTGGGGGTGtttgctcctgctctgaggggagtttgctcctgctctgaggGTGTTTCCCCCGCTTTGCAGGTGTTTTCTCGAGCTTTGGAAGTGATTCCAGCTCAGCCCGAGCCGGACCCGGCTCCGACTCCCCTCCGGTCCCGTTCCCGGTCCCGGTCCTGTTTTCGGCGGgactgagcccagcccagcccgccCCCCTCCCGCTTCCCAGCGCTCCGAAGGGTCCCAGAACAGAGGGTCCCGTCCCCTCCCGGCTGCCCCGACCCCACGTACCTCCGGCGGCGGCTGCGGTGGGTGCTGCGGGGCCGCTCCGCCCTCCCCGGCCCGGCCTCCGGGGCGGCGCTTCCCGGgaccggccccgccgctcccgccccgggCCCCGGGGGCCGTTCCGGGAAACAGTGCAGGGGCGGAGCGGAGACTTCCAAAAACAGTAGGGAGGGTCCCCACAAGCCGCCAGGGAGACCCCCAGAAGCAGGCGTGGGGCACACTGGGGATGCCGGTGGCGTCACCCCCTCGCAGCACTTGCAGCCCCTGCTTGATGCATCACAGCCCCGCATCTCTGCTGTCACAGGATCCCGggatggtctgggttggaaaggaccttaaagcccatcccgttccaccctgcagggacaccttccattatcccaggttgttccacacctcatccaacctggccttggacgcttttggggatggggcagccacagcttctctgggtaacctgagctagggcctcaccatcctcccATGGAAAAATCTATTCCCAACACCTAATGaaagttttactttttattcCACAGTTTAAAACCCATCTTGCAATGGACCTGCTTTGTAAAACTCTTGCAGCAATGAGCAGAGCTTTTACTCAATCTGTTCCAAGCTTTCTTTGTATTAGCCCCATTTTGAGGAGCTCAAATCACTCAGGCTCATTGCTGCATTCAACAGAGCAAAGCCAAGCTTACACTCACAGGGAGCCTGGAAAGCTCTTTTTATCAGTCTGCTGCCCTGTATAAACATTCCCAGTTAACCACTCGTGTGCTGGGAAGAGCCATTTCAGGCATGGCCCTCACCATGGCTCCTGGCCACATGCCTTGGCCTCATAGCCAGACATTCCCATGGTTTCCAGACTGaaccacagggagcagagctgggctctggcaaACTTCAGTGCAACTAACGCTGTGTCCAGTGTCACCTCTCCTTGgctgccatcccagcagcaaTGAGGATGTGTttttccaggctcttctcaCACCCAGCTGTAATAATAAACACCACCAAGGACTCAAATCCTGTTAGAGATGATActcagggtgggttttttcctgatcCAAGCAAAAAAAACTGCATCACTATGCTGCTGGACCAGCCACTGCAGTTTTTCCTGTCCCTTAAGCCCTGTGAGACCTTGTGGAGGCAAAAGCCACCGTGAACCAAATGAAACTTGTCACATCACCTGGCGTGACtcagctccacagccctgccttgggGCCACTGGTGTTCAGGATGCTTGGGAAACCCCCGCTGCTTCCCTGCATCTCTCCCTACCAGCACAATCCCAGATGGAGCTGATGGTATTTTCCACTGACTCACCTGCCTGTGATACCTCCCCCCTCTAATCAAAGGGCAATTCCAAGAGCTGtgctataaaaagaaataattattaaacataactgcattttcttttccccttggatggattgttttgcatttttccgCTTGGCCCCTGGCTCAGGCAAATTCGCCCCACTTCAGGTGGatttccccctctctttctCCACCTTCCTGTGTCAAACACAAACCCgacatcccagcagctctggcagtcAGGAGACATAACAGggaattgttttctctgtaaGAAAGGGGGGGAACACAGACTTCACACAGTGACTGTCACCAGTCCGGCGCAGGGAGAGCTCCGTGCCCGAGCCAGGTCACCCTCCTGCAGAGGCCCTGGGGACCGTGAGCACAGAGGGGACATTCATAACCTGGTTCCTCAGGTTCCACTCCACAAAGCTGAACATTGGCCAGGAATGGGCTTTTCAGTGGCAGTGGAGCAGGATCGAGGAAGGGGGGCTTGCCTTCACCCCTTGGATGGCAGCTAAAGcacctgcctctccctgccacaCATTCTCTGTGGGATAATGTATTCCCATCCATCCCTTGggctcctttccctttccagctctgcagccatccCAATGTGGGGATTTGTCTCTGGCAGCTCAAATCATCCCCCTGCAAAATCTCCCTGTCCAGTCCCAGGCTGGGACTTCTCCAGGGTGATTATCCAGCCAGGTATGCAGGGTACAGAGCACAGGAATGCCAAGGAGGAAACTGGAGCCccaccagagccaccagcaggCAACAAAAAGGGCCTTTCAGAGGAGCATCTGATGCCCCACTATGTGCAGAGGTGCCAGGGGCTCACATTATCCTGCCTTAGAAATTGCTCACTGGcacatttccctgctctttcctgCTCAAAGGTGCTCAACATGTATGTTAAAGTCACCAATGGAAGCCTGGACATGTTCCTGGATTCCTTCAAAACTTCCCAACAGTGAGGCAAAAGCACTGCTCCAACTGACCCCTGGATACCCACAGCTGGATGCCTTGTCCTGAAAGAGGTAAAGCCCATCCCTTCAGGGAGTCAGGACAATAGAGCCACCAGACTGCACATTTATATTATACTGTAATATTATTAAATTGTAAAGCCCATCCCTGGGAGTCAGGTCAGTAGAGCCACCAGACTGCACATTTATACTGTACTGTAATATTATTATATCATAAAGCCatggagtgataggacaaggtGAAATGGGATCAAACTGGCAGAGTGCAGATCTAGATTAGATAcgaggaagaaatttttccttgtgagggtggggaacccctggcacaggttgctcagagaagctttggctgccccatccctagaagtgtccaaggccaggttggatggggtttagagcaagctgggatagtggaaggtgtccctgcccatggcagggggtgggatgagattGTCTCTGATGTCTCTTCCTatccaaactattctgtgatttgatGATTAATAGAGTTAACAGCTAGTAAACACCAGAAATATAATATACATCTCTGCATAAATATAATGTATAATGGGACATGGCAGGGCCCCAGCTTTGCCCTCAGGATGAaagcccatcccagcctgctccacGATGGGCTTCCTcagatcccattcccagcccacacacactgctctatacttttctctctcttcctcatGCCTTAGTCCCTGCACCCCAATTTAAGAGTCCCTGCcgggctgcaggctgggaacCTGCCATGCAAgtggggaaaaagaggaaaagcagctccttgggAGGCATTTCCGCACGCTCCCGGTGGGAGGGTGTGAcctgccagcctctcctggtgggGTGAGGATCCGGTgtccccggggctgccgggACCTGGCGGTGCCGGTACAACCAGTCCAACCACCGTGCCAGGTCACCGTCTGCTGCTTCAAGCACTCGCACgtctgcagctggaaaactgtGTAAATAAAGGCAGTGTGTTCACAGTAATAATAGTAAATaacctgctgcttcctcctgcagctgctccggGGCTGCTGCATCCCATCGGTGAAGCTCTGGCTTGGGCAGGACTTGGGAATAGCAGAGCAAGGCTTGGGGAGAACACAGCTGGAAGAGAAGGGCCACGGTGGTGTTGTGCAGCTGGTTATTTAAAAGAGCTGGGCAGAGATTAATGTAGCTGCTCAAAATTGGGAGCAGATGGTGAGTGAGAGCTGTTGTCCaagaacaggaaaatgctgGGAGGTCAATCACTAACAGTGATAAAACTCCAAGGAAACCTTCTTACCTGGATAGGAGGccttgctgcagctccagtgtcCCAGTTGGATGGAGGGGAGCCACTCGTGCTCTGCTGGTGCTCGTGGCTGTGTCAGGTCGGGGCAGTGGGAAGGTAAGACAGGGGCTGAGGTGGggacagctgcagggagagtgGCAGAGCAGGATGTCCCAAAGGAGGTCTGCAGTGAGGGACACCGTCAGGCACTGCTGCATCCCCTGGGCTGCGCAGGCGAGGACTCAACGGCGCTTCCAGTGCTGGCTTTGTAAAAGCAGCACCAGGGGAAAACTCCTCcagggaaaacactgaaaacaggTGAATTAATGACAGGCACATTCTCAAATTTTCAGCAGTCCTGAGCAATAaaccagcagcctcagcagcagcccttgaCACCAGCTTTTGGGGAACTACTGTCACCAACACTCTGTGACCCACCCCATGCCACACCTCACCAACCTCCTGATGATTTATTCAGCTGTTTGGGGTACATCAGTTTAGCTCTTTATCACCAAAAATCCTGCCCGGGGAGATCACCAACTAAAGCTATGGGGTGAGTCAGCGTAGAGGCAGGAAATGTCCCAGACTCACCCCTGTTTCCCTGCTGTGACCTCTCAACCCCATTCCTGATCCACAGGTTACCAGGGCAAGGCTGTGGCACGGCAGGTAAACCCAGCTTCTGTTGTAATGTCACCCAGAGATGATGCCAGCACCGGCACAGCTGGGTTACACACCAggtggtgctggggacagcacccTCTGTGGGGTACCCAGCCATCCCACACAACACCCCATGCCCCGACGTGGTGTTGGGATATTTGCCTTTCTCAGTCTAAAGTCCTCGCCAGAGAAAAGGCTCTTGTGAGCACGGGAGCCTGCACAACAACGTGCGCGGCACAAAGTGCACCAAGGCGGGCGGTCACACCTAAAACAAACACAGCCGGGGCGCAGGAGCTCGGGGACTGCTCACACGGTGGCAGCAGCGCAGCACGGAGCTGCACAACCCGCACGGCGGGGATGCAGCAGGGACGAGGCTGATGGGGGTCCAGCAGGGGCGAGGCTGATGGGGGATGCAGCAGGGATGAAGCTGATGGGGGATGAAGCAGGGATGAGGCTGATGGGGGATGCAGCGGGGATGAAACTGATGGGGGATGAAGCAGGGATGAAGCTGATGGGGGTCCAGCAGGGGCGAGGCTGTTGGGGGATGCAGCAGGGATGAAGCTGATGGGGGATGCAGCAGGGATGAGGCTGGTGGGGGATGCAGAAGGGGTGAGGCTGATGGGGGATGCAGCAGGGATGAGGCTGATGGGGGATGCAGCAGGGATGAAGCTGATGGGGGATGAAGCAGGGGTGAAGCTGATGGGGGATGAAGCAGGGAtgaggctcctgcagcctccactGCCAGGGAAGAGCAAGTCGGGGGGGACAAAGCCACCAAGAAGCCCCCCCTCAGCCCAGGACATCACAGACACAGGCAGTGTGGCCCCTCTTCTTGCTGTGGCTCAGGTGACAGGGGTGACTCGTGTCACCCTACACAGGGTCTGCCACAGTTCCCATGGcacagggcagaagccttgCCAGGACTGGTGTGGCACTCTGACACATTCCAGGCTCCCAAAGGGTTCCCAAAACTTTTAAAACCACAGATGGGATGGATGAGCACCCACACCCCATCCCATGCACAAAGGACACCACCGAATCTCAGCAGGGAACTGCTCCAAGTGCAGCAAATCCCACCATGGACTGTGCCCAGCTCATGTTTGCTGTGGTCAGCAGTTGCCCTTTAATGCCACCTGTAGTTCCCATTAATGCTggattccagctgcaggtgatAGAGTTGGAGAGCCAGCTGGCTTCTCCTGagtttttcctatttttctttgttccagCTCTCTACTTTTCAGACTATGGTGGCTCTtacctgctctgcagctgctcccaaacCCAGGAGGCTgtttctgtcaggaaaaaaaaaaaaaagaagaaaaggtacATCTCTTGATCTGTGCCCTGATTATGGGCTTGAAACTCATTGCAGGTTGCCTTTGCTCCAGCCTGCAAAACAGCCATTGATCCCAAAACAGCATCAGGCCCCACTgaagtgctggcacagcctACAGGTGACCAATGTTATCTGAATAAtagtaacaataataatttaTCAACCTCTACATTGATTAACAATGACTTTTCCAGTTGGAGCACAATACTTTCTGATTTCTCCATCCTTTCTGCTGTTCTTAGTCCTTCTCATATTTTCCATATCCGAGCGGGACATCTCCTGCTGTCCTTACTTACCTTAAACCCTTGAAATCCCCATTTCATATGGATGCAGAcactcccagcctcctgccagcaTTCTTGCATCCAGGAGCAGCCATCTGGCTGGGAGCTgatcctgggaaaagcaggccCAGCCTTCTGAATCCTCCCATCACCCTGGAGCCCCCCAAAATTCACACGGCACTCAGGGTGTCCTGCACACTGGTGCCACAACAGAGATGCCAACACCCATCCAGGCTCTCCAATTAAACCACATGGAGTTCATCCATACTTTAAAATAAGCTTTATTTAGatcttttataattttatatttgcatCCATGCCTTCAAGGATTCTCCCCCGCTCACAGGGGGAAAAGTTAAATCTAGTGTTACCCATAATTCATATGCTATTTAGCAAAGttctcttttaaataaatcatcCTCTTAGTAATTTTTAGAATTACTTCCTAATTTAcaaaaaagctgaaatgcaaAGGAAACTACTCGATAACAAGGAGATCGCTCATCTGTTCTGGTGGTTTAGAGTTTAAATTATAAAAACGCAaggagaacaaagaaaaaaaaaccaaaacagaacccaaaaaacaacaaaatatataaaaatgcttctctgcagagaaaagatGCCATGGGGCAAAGCCTGCCCTGCCACCCCAGAGAGCCTGGGGGGGCTGGTCCCTCTGTCACCCCCTCCATGGCCTCTCTGCATCATCCCTTGGAATGGAATATACAGTGCGAGGGCATCGGTTTAGTTGAGATTTAAGAcaaaatacccttttttttttcaaccagGGCGCATGTATCggaattaagaaaaataatacactATTATAGTTCATTAAATAAAtcttaatacattttttttaagagcttaAAATTATACTGTAAGCATTAAAGCATAAGGTACTTATCTTGGCATAAGCAGAGCGCGGCACGTGTTAGTGGAGAGGGGAAGCGGCTGCCGCACCGGGGGGTGGTTTGGGGGCATTTCTAAGGAGTTTGGAAAAACAAGCTCTACCTGTGCTTCCAAATCACCCCAGAGCCAGAAAAACCTCCCTAGTGGGGACTCGTACCGATTTCCCCAGCCCCCTCTGACGGCAGCAACACCCCAAACTGGAGTGGGGTGGCCGGCCCTATGTGAGCAACCTCTTGGGATATGGGATATCTCGGGATATCACCTTTGTCCCAGCTCGTGCCGGATCCCCCTAAGTTTTACTTGAAGCAAAGGGTGAGCACCCcccaaaagcagggaaaaacagcGGGCAAAGCTCCCACCAGCTTGCCCCCATCTGATTTCCCAGCATGTGTTTAGGTTTGCGTTTTCCAAGGCGTTAAGTGCTCCTGGGGCAGTTGAGGGAGCCCGGGCTGGGGGGTCACAGCCCCAATCTCCCCCAACAGCAACTTCCCAGGACAGTACAGTACAAAcacccccttcctcctccccgcCCCATCCCAACCGACgtggaaaaatataaaaatcccaaaacttcTGCAATAATTTAGTTAGAATAGCTCCTCTGGGTTTgtgcaaataaattaaaacaactAAAAAGGAACGTTAAAACACTTATTTCCAGACCGGCAGGCGTAACAACCAGCCCGGGTCGCCTCCACGGGGCTCGGCCAGGAAGACATCACAGCGAAGGagattttcttgttgttgtttttgtgtgttttctctctAAGATCCCTCAGCTGGGCAGGTCCTTTGTCCCCAAGCGAGGACATCCCGCAGGCTGGGCTCCGGAAAACAGCGGTTTCGGACAAGAGACATCACAAGCACAAAGTGCACAATATTTCTCGTATTTACAGAGACACAGCAGTCCTTCAAGTTTCAAGTTTTGtcaaaagaacaagaaaaaagaacaaaaaaaccctcccaatacaagaaaaaaaaacccccaaccccaACGGACAAACTGAAGCGACAACAAAGGAGTTACCAggatggaaaaaaccaaacaaaaaccatggaaaaaagggaaaaaaactgaagTTACGACACAGCTGCATCGCTCCCAAGACAACAGGTAACAGGTCCACAGGTGGGACggggctgtgggacaggggATATGTACATGTGCAGGGCCGGGAGAGGCTCTGGCGCCGTCACCAGTCCGCGTCCTCCTCGATGTAGTAGTCGGGGGCCGTCCCGTCGAAGAGACCGGGATCGAGGGACTTGCGCTGCTTGCCCCGGGCAAACACCCTGGAGATGGAGCCAAAGCccatcttctctttcttctttttccgTTTTTGGTCTTCCAGGTCTTCTAGAGACTGTGGGGAGGAGAAGACACAAGAGTAGGcatccagcttttcctttaCCGCTTTTCCCCTTCACTCACATCAAGGGTGATGGACCATGTGGTGCCAGTcccaaaaaatatttgcagccACAtcccacaaaatattttcatccagGTCCAAAGTAATGTTAAGATCCTGGACCAAAATACAGTAATATTCCTGAAACCTGCGTGGAAGAATTTGCAGTGAAATTGGGCCCCCTTTCCACGgctctgggattttggcctctTTAATTCAACTGGATCAGGATTCCAGCTCTGGGAATAAATAGTCAGAGCATCTGTCTGGATTGCAAAAATATCCCAGTGTTTTAGGGCCAAGTACAGAAGAATAACATGCTTTGGCTGGACCTTCTAAAAATCAACACTGTGATAGGCCTGAGCTTAGTGAATGCCTACAGCATTACCCGGACTTCGGGGCAAATTATGGGAATAGGAGACATCCCAGACTTACAACTCAGGATGACTTCCATTCATCCCAAATTAGTGCCTCTGACCTACCACCCCCAAATACTTTTGTAGCACAGGAAGGGGTCTCACAAGCAGGATTTGAGAGGACTTGTGCCCTACCTGTACGATTGGATTGTGCAAGTTCTTCTGTACCGGTCCAGGACTGTCCCCCTATGGCACAAGGAGACGGATCCATTGAATCAACCCTGATCCAGCCCAAGACCCTCCACCCCCAGGGCAAAAGGCAGCGTTTGTGCAGCTGAACCGCCGTGGGGCTGGGATAaaccccagggcagcagctttccaggtCAGCCAAGCCCCAACGTGCCCCCCACTGCAAACCCAATGCTGTTTTGGGAAGCGGAGGCCCCACAGAACGCCCCACAGAATGCCCAGAGCATTTGTCAGGGCACCATGCCCCAGCAGGCAGGCCCTTACGTTGCAGAGCGAGTGCGTTCGATGCCGGGGGGAGTTGATGTCACTCGGAGTGGACGACCGGTCACCTTCGGCCGCGGAGGCGTCGGAGATGATGGACGGCTGCCGGGAATGGCAGGGGCTCACTCTGACCgctggaaggcaggaaggaaaacagggaattaACACCGGCAACGATGCACTTCCAAAAAACACCTGGGGAGGAGTGGTTTTGAGCATCTTCTTTCCTCCCCAGGAGGGGTCTGGCACTGAGAACTTGCCATCCGTGGGGTGCCCACCTTGCCGGTCCGCCGAGTGCTGGGGGTGTGAGTGGTAGAGGGTCTGCTGGCTCTGCCGGATGGCGGCGGTCAGCGGGAGGTCGGCCTGCATCACCCACTCCTGGTTGCCGTTCAGCACCGTCTCGCCCGGCATGGCCAAGGAATGGCGCTTGGGCACGTCCTTGGTCAGCGTAGCCAGGGACTGCTTGGCCTggggaaggacattgaggtggTGGAGTGGGAAAACCATATGAACATCTCCCCGAGCAGCAGAACAAGCAGCAACACACTGCACAGCAAACCCACCCTCCCCTGGGCAGGCAAAGATCCCAGCTGTGCCGCTCCCCATGCCAGGGATATCAAGTTATTTTTTTGGTGATCCTCATGCCAAGGATTTCAAGCTCTTTTTGAGAGATGGAATATTTTCCTCTCCGTTTTGCAGCAGTGCAACCACTGCAGCAAGCACTGAGATCTGTATCACTTATCCAGCTCACCATGGCCAGCTCGGCCTCCAGCTCCTTCATGCGGTTGTCCTTCAGGTCGAGCTGGGAGCGGAGGGCGCTGGCGTGGTCCGTGGCTTCCTTGGCCTGCCGCCGCAGCTCCCACTTCTCCCGCTCCAGGAGGTCCTTCTCCTTTGCCAGGGCTTTCACCGCGTCCTCGCtctcctgctgggacaggggcGGCCATCAGGAAGGGAAAATCCATGTGCTACCAAAAACCCCTCTGTCACAACCTCCGTGGGGACCACACAACCACGAGCAGTATCTTAGGTGCCACaagagccctgtgctggcaggaatGTCAACCCTTTTTGGGGAGATCCAGAATGCAACTGGTCcccaaaaagaaatattcactGTGCACCTGGTTACAATTACATCAAATTCCCCAGGTCTGGCTCTCTTTCCTCCATTTAACCTTAAACTGCTGTGGGCCATCCCAACTCTAGCAAGAGTCCAGCTGGGCCTTTAGTGGGACTACAAACCAGGTTTCACActcagcctgctgccagccctctgtGCCACAAGAGCACGGGTCTGGGCTCTGCACTCactttcctgtgctgctcatAGTTGCGGATGAAGTCCCGGAGCTGCTCCTCTCGGCTCTCCAGCGTGGCGTACAGCTGCTGCATCTGGCTCACCAGGTCTGTCTTCTCCCCCTTCAAGCGCTTGCGGTCGGCTTTcatggctgtgggagagaggaTCACTCCAGCATACGAGGCATGGCAGCCCCTTGACTCCACCTCTTTTATTTCTCAAGGAAAAAGCACCAAAATGACAGTCCTGGGGGTTGGGCTGGGAGAAGATGCCCAATTCACCACTGCACCCTGAAAATACTCATCACGTGGCTCCCATCCTCCAAGGGGCAGCTCAGACCCTGGAAAAGGAGGTTTGGGAGCAAAACTGCAGCCTCAGCCTCAGGGCCTGGCGCAGGAAAACCCGCTGCTCCCTTTCCAGGATAAATAAACCACAACCAGTTTATTCTGAGCAGCGAGGCAGATTCCAGAGCGCTCCCACGAGCCCAGGGCACGgctccctgagtgtccccttccagctcagggatGCTGTGTTGGGAtgaggggatggagcagaggcaTGTGGGATGTGATGGGTGTTTCAACAGCCCTGAGGGGAATCTAAAACCTTCATGTTTTCCCTCCTCATTGCACCAGTGAGGGATGCTCACTGACCACCGACCCTGGGAAAGCCATGAAAGACTGGAAATCCAGGGAGAATTACAGAAATCTCATGTA is a window of Motacilla alba alba isolate MOTALB_02 chromosome 21, Motacilla_alba_V1.0_pri, whole genome shotgun sequence DNA encoding:
- the KAZN gene encoding kazrin isoform X4 — encoded protein: MKEMLTKDLEETHGSKSPEVLSATELKVQLAQKEQELARAKEALQAMKADRKRLKGEKTDLVSQMQQLYATLESREEQLRDFIRNYEQHRKESEDAVKALAKEKDLLEREKWELRRQAKEATDHASALRSQLDLKDNRMKELEAELAMAKQSLATLTKDVPKRHSLAMPGETVLNGNQEWVMQADLPLTAAIRQSQQTLYHSHPQHSADRQAVRVSPCHSRQPSIISDASAAEGDRSSTPSDINSPRHRTHSLCNGDSPGPVQKNLHNPIVQSLEDLEDQKRKKKKEKMGFGSISRVFARGKQRKSLDPGLFDGTAPDYYIEEDADW
- the KAZN gene encoding kazrin isoform X2, producing the protein MPSAELPPPPPRPCPGCRGGQQAKILHMMDDNKQLALRIDGALQAAGQEVTALRAELAATGRRLAELGSDPAMEHGPHGAQALLREEVAQLQEEVHLLRQMKEMLTKDLEETHGSKSPEVLSATELKVQLAQKEQELARAKEALQAMKADRKRLKGEKTDLVSQMQQLYATLESREEQLRDFIRNYEQHRKESEDAVKALAKEKDLLEREKWELRRQAKEATDHASALRSQLDLKDNRMKELEAELAMAKQSLATLTKDVPKRHSLAMPGETVLNGNQEWVMQADLPLTAAIRQSQQTLYHSHPQHSADRQAVRVSPCHSRQPSIISDASAAEGDRSSTPSDINSPRHRTHSLCNGDSPGPVQKNLHNPIVQSLEDLEDQKRKKKKEKMGFGSISRVFARGKQRKSLDPGLFDGTAPDYYIEEDADW
- the KAZN gene encoding kazrin isoform X3, coding for MKSEQDESKAGTCRCPQGSAPRPAHCAAARARRGAAAGDAPGAALSPRSAHAALLREEVAQLQEEVHLLRQMKEMLTKDLEETHGSKSPEVLSATELKVQLAQKEQELARAKEALQAMKADRKRLKGEKTDLVSQMQQLYATLESREEQLRDFIRNYEQHRKESEDAVKALAKEKDLLEREKWELRRQAKEATDHASALRSQLDLKDNRMKELEAELAMAKQSLATLTKDVPKRHSLAMPGETVLNGNQEWVMQADLPLTAAIRQSQQTLYHSHPQHSADRQAVRVSPCHSRQPSIISDASAAEGDRSSTPSDINSPRHRTHSLCNGDSPGPVQKNLHNPIVQSLEDLEDQKRKKKKEKMGFGSISRVFARGKQRKSLDPGLFDGTAPDYYIEEDADW
- the KAZN gene encoding kazrin isoform X1, whose protein sequence is MTNPQHCREAMDSPPAASSPAAGPVTFSQVFGQQCQLMEAAVETLHSLNDQISHFIVSKSKTLDEDDDAFLPSEKESLKSAMRLMRHLLMDAQAKILHMMDDNKQLALRIDGALQAAGQEVTALRAELAATGRRLAELGSDPAMEHGPHGAQALLREEVAQLQEEVHLLRQMKEMLTKDLEETHGSKSPEVLSATELKVQLAQKEQELARAKEALQAMKADRKRLKGEKTDLVSQMQQLYATLESREEQLRDFIRNYEQHRKESEDAVKALAKEKDLLEREKWELRRQAKEATDHASALRSQLDLKDNRMKELEAELAMAKQSLATLTKDVPKRHSLAMPGETVLNGNQEWVMQADLPLTAAIRQSQQTLYHSHPQHSADRQAVRVSPCHSRQPSIISDASAAEGDRSSTPSDINSPRHRTHSLCNGDSPGPVQKNLHNPIVQSLEDLEDQKRKKKKEKMGFGSISRVFARGKQRKSLDPGLFDGTAPDYYIEEDADW